Proteins encoded in a region of the Halosimplex halophilum genome:
- the mutL gene encoding DNA mismatch repair endonuclease MutL: MVDIRRLDEATVERIAAGEVVERPASVVKELVENSLDADATRVDVTVERGGKDGVTVADDGVGMTEEEVRRAVEEHTTSKIRDIDDLESGVATLGFRGEALHAIGAVSRLTITTRPRADRDVDSHRGTELTVEGGEVTGVEPAGCPEGTTIEVDDLFFNVPARRKYLKQDGTEFAHVNTVVTSYALANPGVAVSLTHDGRETFATTGGGDRREAVMAVYGREVAESMVEVSMGSGDGADGGDGETADLPEGPLDGVSGLVSHPETTRSTREYLSTYVNGRYVTAGAVRDAVIDAYGHQLAPDRYPFAVLFLDVPAGDVDVNVHPRKLEVRFADEAGVREQIETAVESALLDEGLLRSGAPRGKSAPEQAEIAPERSDSDANVKADANDGRGATDGSASPDDSSGVAEPSRGTASTAAGESTAGSSESGTDETVDSTTESTTGPTFSSDPSAPSPRSTPPGTDPSRESATENGGDAAAADASTESETEPDDGRTASASTADGATPESSDAGPASGSASDGASADSTAERDRDDRGRKFAGGHDQARLGDGEPVEADADEASAFDALPSMRVLGQLHGTYVLAETDEGLVMVDQHAADERINYERLRERFAGETTTQALAQPVELSLTAREAELFETYGEALSTLGFRAERVGDRTVEVRTVPSLMADTADPDLLRDALAAFVEGEGSAAETVEAAADELLADLACYPSITGNTSLTEGSVTDLLERLDDCENPWACPHGRPVVVEFDADEIEARFERDYPGHGGRRD, translated from the coding sequence ATGGTCGATATACGCCGGCTCGACGAGGCGACCGTCGAGCGCATCGCGGCGGGCGAGGTGGTCGAGCGCCCGGCCTCGGTCGTGAAGGAGCTCGTCGAGAACAGCCTCGACGCCGACGCCACCCGGGTCGACGTGACCGTCGAGCGCGGCGGCAAGGACGGCGTCACCGTCGCCGACGACGGCGTCGGCATGACCGAGGAAGAGGTCCGCCGGGCCGTCGAGGAACACACCACCTCGAAGATCCGCGACATCGACGACCTGGAGTCGGGCGTCGCCACCCTGGGATTCCGCGGCGAGGCGCTGCATGCCATCGGCGCCGTCTCCCGGCTGACGATCACGACCCGCCCCCGGGCCGACCGCGACGTGGACAGCCACCGCGGGACGGAACTCACCGTCGAGGGCGGCGAGGTGACGGGCGTCGAGCCCGCCGGCTGCCCGGAGGGCACCACCATCGAGGTCGACGACCTCTTTTTCAACGTCCCCGCCCGCCGGAAGTACCTCAAGCAGGACGGCACGGAGTTCGCCCACGTCAACACCGTCGTCACGAGCTACGCGCTGGCCAACCCCGGCGTGGCCGTCTCGCTGACCCACGACGGCCGCGAGACGTTCGCCACGACCGGTGGGGGCGACCGCCGCGAGGCCGTCATGGCCGTCTACGGCCGGGAGGTCGCCGAGTCGATGGTCGAGGTCTCGATGGGGAGCGGCGACGGCGCGGACGGCGGCGACGGGGAGACCGCCGACCTGCCGGAAGGCCCGCTGGACGGGGTGTCCGGGCTGGTGAGCCACCCCGAGACCACCCGGAGCACCCGGGAGTACCTGTCGACGTACGTCAACGGCCGGTACGTCACCGCGGGCGCCGTCCGCGACGCCGTCATCGACGCCTACGGCCACCAGCTGGCGCCCGACCGCTACCCCTTCGCCGTCCTCTTCCTCGACGTGCCCGCCGGCGACGTGGACGTGAACGTCCACCCCCGGAAGCTGGAGGTCCGGTTCGCCGACGAGGCAGGCGTCCGCGAGCAGATCGAGACCGCCGTCGAGTCGGCGCTGCTCGACGAGGGGCTGCTCCGCAGCGGCGCCCCCCGCGGCAAGTCCGCGCCCGAACAGGCCGAGATCGCGCCCGAACGGAGCGATTCCGACGCGAACGTGAAGGCCGACGCCAACGACGGCCGGGGCGCCACTGACGGGTCGGCGAGCCCGGACGACTCGTCCGGTGTGGCCGAACCGTCCCGTGGAACCGCGTCGACGGCCGCCGGCGAGTCGACCGCCGGATCGAGCGAGTCCGGGACCGACGAGACGGTCGACTCGACCACCGAGTCGACGACCGGACCGACCTTCTCCTCGGATCCCTCTGCGCCCTCGCCCCGCTCGACGCCTCCGGGAACCGATCCGTCGAGGGAATCGGCCACGGAGAACGGCGGGGACGCGGCTGCCGCGGACGCGAGCACGGAGTCCGAAACGGAACCGGACGACGGCCGGACGGCTTCGGCGTCGACTGCCGACGGGGCGACCCCGGAGTCGTCGGACGCCGGGCCCGCGTCCGGTTCGGCGAGCGACGGGGCGTCCGCCGACTCGACGGCGGAGCGCGACCGGGACGACCGGGGTCGCAAGTTCGCCGGCGGGCACGACCAGGCGCGGCTCGGCGACGGCGAGCCGGTCGAAGCGGACGCAGACGAAGCGTCGGCGTTCGACGCGTTGCCCTCGATGCGGGTGCTGGGCCAGCTCCACGGGACGTACGTCCTCGCGGAGACCGACGAGGGGCTGGTCATGGTCGACCAGCACGCCGCCGACGAGCGGATCAACTACGAGCGGCTGCGCGAGCGGTTCGCCGGCGAGACGACGACCCAGGCGCTCGCACAGCCCGTCGAGCTCTCGCTGACGGCCCGGGAGGCGGAACTGTTCGAGACCTACGGCGAGGCGCTGTCGACGCTGGGTTTTCGGGCCGAACGCGTCGGCGACCGGACCGTCGAGGTGCGGACGGTGCCCTCGCTGATGGCCGACACCGCCGACCCCGACCTGTTGCGGGACGCGCTGGCGGCGTTCGTCGAGGGCGAGGGGTCGGCGGCCGAGACGGTCGAGGCCGCCGCCGACGAACTGCTGGCCGACCTGGCCTGCTACCCCTCTATCACCGGCAACACCTCGCTGACCGAGGGATCGGTCACGGATCTCCTCGAACGGCTGGACGACTGCGAGAACCCGTGGGCCTGTCCCCACGGCCGCCCCGTCGTCGTCGAGTTCGACGCCGACGAGATCGAGGCCCGCTTCGAGCGGGACTACCCCGGCCACGGCGGACGACGGGACTGA
- a CDS encoding Gfo/Idh/MocA family protein, translating into MDDDAARMDIGLVGLGEHGETHAEFLEELGHTVHAVDLDPRAKERFRDRYDATMYEGLDELFAAGMDAAIISTPNKFHETAALKAFDAGLDVLIEKPLAHDLASAERIVERAEETGSICMCGYFHRFRNRCRLAKAYAESGRLGEVTHIDARYMRRRGVPGLGTWYTSREIAGGGALLDVGSFVVDLVLDFYGWPELEAVVATTRSDFGDREDYAYLEMWGEDDEAKMYDVEDSATAFCEFEGGRTAHLEVAWAANARRRHEYNIRGTEAGVSLDITTPLESVDPSDGQHRDFRLYEVRSDVVDHYVDSELVPPANDPFRDELATFLAAVETGESPDRCTAEQALAVQRVVDRIYEAADRDGI; encoded by the coding sequence ATGGACGACGACGCCGCCCGCATGGACATCGGACTCGTCGGGCTCGGCGAGCACGGGGAGACGCACGCGGAGTTCCTGGAGGAGCTGGGCCACACCGTCCACGCGGTGGACCTGGACCCGCGGGCGAAAGAGCGCTTTCGCGACCGCTACGACGCGACGATGTACGAGGGGCTGGACGAGCTGTTCGCGGCGGGCATGGACGCGGCGATCATCTCGACGCCGAACAAGTTCCACGAGACGGCGGCGCTGAAGGCCTTCGACGCGGGGCTGGACGTGCTGATCGAGAAGCCGCTGGCTCACGACCTGGCCAGCGCCGAGCGGATCGTCGAACGGGCCGAGGAGACCGGCAGCATCTGCATGTGCGGCTACTTCCACCGGTTTCGCAACCGCTGCCGGCTGGCGAAGGCCTACGCCGAGAGCGGACGACTGGGCGAGGTCACCCACATCGACGCCCGGTACATGCGCCGCCGGGGCGTCCCCGGGCTGGGCACGTGGTACACCTCCCGGGAGATCGCTGGCGGGGGCGCGCTCCTCGACGTGGGGTCGTTCGTCGTCGACCTCGTGCTGGACTTCTACGGCTGGCCGGAGCTGGAGGCGGTGGTGGCGACCACCCGCTCGGACTTCGGCGACCGCGAGGACTACGCCTACCTCGAGATGTGGGGCGAGGACGACGAGGCGAAGATGTACGACGTGGAGGACTCGGCGACCGCCTTCTGCGAGTTCGAGGGCGGCCGGACCGCCCACCTGGAGGTCGCGTGGGCGGCCAACGCCCGCCGGCGCCACGAGTACAACATCCGCGGGACGGAGGCCGGCGTCTCCCTGGACATCACGACGCCGCTGGAGTCGGTCGACCCCTCCGACGGCCAGCACCGCGACTTCCGGCTGTACGAGGTCCGGTCCGACGTGGTCGACCACTACGTCGACAGCGAGCTGGTCCCGCCGGCCAACGACCCGTTCCGGGACGAGCTCGCGACCTTCCTCGCGGCCGTCGAGACCGGCGAGTCGCCCGACCGCTGCACCGCCGAGCAGGCGCTGGCCGTCCAGCGCGTCGTCGACCGCATCTACGAGGCCGCCGACCGCGACGGGATCTGA
- a CDS encoding alpha-L-arabinofuranosidase: MGSDPEARGRASSDGNESSGLSRRRFVALQAAVVAGAGTGSVASASSTEGGGTDATVAGTVTVDPDDRTEEAVSEGLFGRLSEHYESGTIYPGVYSEHVKNPAFYPRSWSEDDYFGPRTFYPGSEIERADGIPFPWEPVGGDGVAFEQRAGGVAAVDTTDYQRVVFDGDRGGISQKIVLPDFRTHGYDLSVSVRGDGPDTVRAALTTLDGEQLAATDLDATGEWTRHEVGLELDAASGDQYVAGGTNVDTPYGKYVLEFTAEGEGHVDIDWVNLAADDAVRGKFNPNTVELMREQDTTWLKWPGGNFTSQYNWRDGVGPKSERPVRFNHAWGGIDPNYFGTAEYLELCEVADLTPRITVGWWDNPPEWASERQILPEDAADWVEYVNGSTDTEMGALRAEHGYEEPWDVTHWEVGNEVWGPWQRGSTGDPSEYASGSDERVGFTTYYDAMTAVDDDIVVYADAMDPGYDEANTPDPDAWNGTLFDEAGDRLDGVDLHRYNWGIESQEARDEWYERNGAGPIDYNEALVMFPTQFGRLMADLSGKAADAGIDDFRVNVGEYGLFPTVDAGAPYPGPETMPGGSYIAGMLNAFIRRSDTVKEASQTWWPVRMFPPADEEAPPDPNPLAPAGTVTALYGAVFDGHSEWHAADVSIDGDSRTIPETGPRVDRMEDVPYVDAAGIVNRRGQELAVFLTNRNLRESAGATVEVGDRYAGSSVEVVAVVPTADERPLPHAFTTSWSTPDNYVAETTVETVGDDGTLSLDLPPAAVVRCYVDNDRGQPDRVGDDGVWHGIEVAPDGEPYHEDFCGGGHERGGPGNGNGRGNGSGNGNGRENGSGNGNNGNNGNGDDESGEEADGD; the protein is encoded by the coding sequence ATGGGTAGCGATCCCGAGGCTCGCGGACGGGCGAGTAGCGACGGCAACGAATCGAGCGGTCTGTCGCGGCGGCGGTTCGTGGCGCTGCAGGCGGCGGTGGTGGCCGGGGCCGGGACGGGGTCGGTGGCGAGCGCGTCGTCGACGGAGGGGGGCGGCACCGACGCGACCGTCGCCGGCACCGTCACCGTGGACCCGGACGACCGGACGGAGGAGGCGGTCTCCGAGGGGCTGTTCGGCCGACTCTCCGAGCACTACGAGTCGGGGACGATCTATCCGGGCGTGTACTCCGAACACGTCAAGAACCCCGCGTTCTACCCGCGGTCGTGGTCCGAGGACGACTACTTCGGACCGCGGACGTTCTACCCCGGGTCGGAGATCGAGCGCGCGGACGGGATCCCGTTCCCCTGGGAGCCCGTCGGCGGCGACGGCGTCGCCTTCGAGCAGCGGGCGGGCGGCGTCGCGGCCGTCGACACGACCGACTACCAGCGGGTCGTCTTCGACGGCGACCGGGGGGGCATCTCACAGAAGATCGTCCTCCCGGACTTCCGGACCCACGGCTATGACCTCTCGGTGTCGGTCCGCGGCGACGGCCCCGACACCGTCCGGGCCGCGCTGACGACCCTCGACGGGGAACAGCTGGCGGCGACCGACCTGGACGCGACCGGCGAGTGGACGCGCCATGAGGTCGGCCTCGAACTCGACGCGGCCAGCGGCGACCAGTACGTCGCCGGCGGCACCAACGTCGACACCCCCTACGGCAAGTACGTCCTGGAGTTCACCGCGGAGGGGGAGGGCCACGTCGACATCGACTGGGTGAACCTCGCCGCCGACGACGCGGTCCGCGGGAAGTTCAACCCCAACACGGTCGAGTTGATGCGCGAGCAGGACACCACCTGGCTGAAGTGGCCCGGCGGCAACTTCACCAGCCAGTACAACTGGCGCGACGGGGTCGGCCCGAAGTCGGAGCGACCGGTGCGGTTCAACCACGCCTGGGGCGGCATCGACCCCAACTACTTCGGGACGGCCGAGTACCTCGAACTCTGCGAGGTGGCCGACCTCACGCCGCGCATCACGGTCGGCTGGTGGGACAACCCGCCCGAGTGGGCCTCGGAGCGGCAGATCCTGCCGGAGGACGCCGCCGACTGGGTCGAGTACGTCAACGGCTCGACGGACACCGAGATGGGCGCCCTGCGGGCCGAGCACGGCTACGAGGAGCCCTGGGACGTGACCCACTGGGAGGTCGGCAACGAGGTGTGGGGCCCCTGGCAGCGCGGGTCGACGGGGGACCCCTCCGAGTACGCCAGCGGCTCCGACGAGCGGGTCGGGTTCACCACCTACTACGACGCGATGACGGCCGTCGACGACGACATCGTGGTCTACGCCGACGCGATGGACCCGGGCTACGACGAGGCCAACACTCCCGACCCCGACGCCTGGAACGGCACGCTGTTCGACGAGGCGGGCGACCGCCTCGACGGCGTCGACCTCCACCGCTACAACTGGGGCATCGAGAGCCAGGAGGCCCGCGACGAGTGGTACGAGCGCAACGGCGCCGGCCCCATCGACTACAACGAGGCCCTGGTGATGTTCCCGACCCAGTTCGGCCGGCTGATGGCGGACCTGAGCGGGAAGGCCGCCGACGCGGGCATCGACGACTTCCGGGTCAACGTCGGCGAGTACGGCCTGTTCCCGACGGTCGACGCCGGCGCGCCCTACCCCGGGCCGGAGACGATGCCCGGCGGGTCGTACATCGCGGGGATGCTCAACGCCTTCATCCGCCGCAGCGACACCGTCAAGGAGGCCTCCCAGACGTGGTGGCCGGTGCGGATGTTCCCGCCGGCCGACGAGGAGGCCCCGCCGGACCCGAACCCGCTCGCGCCCGCGGGGACCGTCACCGCCCTCTACGGCGCGGTGTTCGACGGTCACTCGGAGTGGCACGCCGCCGACGTGAGTATCGACGGCGACTCGCGGACCATCCCCGAGACCGGCCCGCGCGTCGACCGCATGGAGGACGTGCCCTACGTCGACGCCGCCGGGATAGTAAATCGTCGCGGACAGGAGCTGGCCGTCTTCCTCACGAACCGCAACCTCCGGGAGTCCGCCGGGGCGACCGTCGAGGTCGGCGACCGCTACGCCGGCAGCTCCGTCGAGGTGGTCGCGGTCGTCCCGACCGCCGACGAGCGGCCGCTCCCCCACGCGTTCACCACCTCGTGGTCGACGCCGGACAACTACGTCGCCGAGACGACGGTCGAGACCGTCGGCGACGACGGGACGCTCTCGCTCGACCTCCCCCCGGCGGCGGTCGTCCGGTGTTACGTCGACAACGACCGCGGTCAGCCGGACAGAGTCGGCGACGACGGCGTCTGGCACGGCATCGAGGTCGCGCCCGACGGCGAACCCTACCACGAGGACTTCTGCGGCGGCGGCCACGAGCGCGGCGGTCCCGGGAACGGCAACGGCCGTGGGAACGGCAGCGGGAACGGCAACGGCCGTGAGAACGGCAGCGGGAACGGCAACAACGGCAACAACGGAAACGGCGATGACGAGAGCGGCGAAGAAGCCGACGGCGACTGA
- a CDS encoding IclR family transcriptional regulator translates to MSDGDTRGGDRIASVGTAFRILEAVRERDSAGVTELAEALDLPKSTVHHYLATLADDGYLRAEDGRYRLGLGLFTLGATARTGERIYHVAKPNVDRLAETTGEQARLVVVRDGRAITLYQATGDAVDDPPTYAGTVEGLHCTAAGKAYLAELPEERLEAVLADHPLEPQTPNTITDPDELRAALSTIRERGVAFDDEERDEGVRCVASAVSDRSGELLGAISVSAPADRMPDDRFRSEVPSQLRNVVGVVEFNTTYSEWSDAL, encoded by the coding sequence ATGAGCGACGGTGACACCCGAGGCGGGGACCGGATCGCCTCGGTCGGCACGGCCTTTCGGATCCTCGAAGCGGTGCGCGAACGCGACAGCGCGGGCGTGACCGAGCTCGCCGAGGCGCTGGACCTCCCGAAGAGCACCGTCCACCACTACCTCGCCACGCTGGCCGACGACGGCTACCTCCGCGCCGAGGACGGCCGGTACCGGCTCGGGCTCGGGCTGTTCACGCTCGGCGCGACCGCGCGGACGGGCGAGCGGATCTACCACGTGGCCAAGCCGAACGTCGACCGCCTGGCGGAGACGACCGGCGAGCAGGCCCGGCTGGTCGTCGTCCGCGACGGCCGCGCGATCACCCTCTACCAGGCGACCGGCGACGCGGTCGACGACCCGCCGACCTACGCCGGCACCGTCGAGGGCCTCCACTGCACGGCCGCCGGGAAGGCCTACCTCGCGGAACTCCCCGAGGAGCGGCTCGAAGCCGTTCTCGCCGACCACCCCCTCGAACCGCAGACCCCGAACACGATCACCGACCCCGACGAACTGCGCGCCGCGCTCTCGACCATCCGCGAGCGCGGCGTCGCCTTCGACGACGAGGAGCGCGACGAGGGCGTCCGCTGCGTCGCCTCCGCCGTCTCCGACCGCTCGGGCGAGCTGCTCGGCGCCATCAGCGTCTCCGCCCCCGCCGACCGCATGCCCGACGACCGGTTCCGCTCGGAGGTCCCCTCCCAGCTCCGCAACGTCGTCGGCGTCGTCGAGTTCAACACCACCTACTCCGAGTGGTCAGACGCGCTGTAA
- a CDS encoding RNA-guided endonuclease InsQ/TnpB family protein produces the protein MGMRRTVPVKLDVDSDDAALLRETVDEFLWAANHVVDHAWQGEYKTTSKAQLQAETYDEVRDQTRLHANLVQNARNKAADAVQSVVARWKQGEYAGKPHFSKPTAVYDKRCATFHDEHVSLATVDGRIEVQYVLPDEQRDTPHSRYLDNDDYEVTGAELHHKHDEWYLHLRTKAEMESDTPEQATTGHSTVLGVDLGVNQLAVTSTGTYWSGNEFDHWRREYEKRRASLQQCGSRHAHENIQAVGRKETGRFKMMLHRIANGIIEEAAENGCTVIAFEELTGIRDRLSGASWGHKWAFERLYEYVKYKAEPHGIGVEQVDPENTSRRCSHCGFTHPDNRDSEDFECLKCGYENHADYNAAKNIGLRYLRRNQTGDGGGAPVGVRLNRGMVNANGGYNPPAGDSGQSGSPRESPTLNEANGEAVSE, from the coding sequence ATGGGAATGCGGCGCACTGTCCCGGTCAAACTCGACGTGGACAGTGACGACGCCGCACTTCTCCGCGAGACAGTCGATGAGTTTCTGTGGGCCGCCAACCACGTCGTTGACCACGCCTGGCAGGGCGAATACAAGACCACGAGCAAGGCACAGTTGCAGGCAGAAACCTACGACGAGGTACGCGACCAGACGCGGTTGCACGCGAATCTCGTCCAGAACGCTCGCAACAAGGCCGCCGACGCCGTACAGAGCGTCGTCGCTCGCTGGAAGCAGGGCGAGTACGCTGGCAAACCACACTTCTCAAAACCGACCGCCGTCTACGACAAACGATGTGCAACCTTCCACGACGAGCACGTGTCGCTGGCAACCGTAGATGGGCGTATCGAAGTCCAGTACGTCCTACCCGACGAGCAACGGGACACACCCCACAGCCGGTATCTCGATAACGATGACTACGAGGTGACGGGTGCAGAACTCCATCACAAGCACGACGAGTGGTACCTTCATCTCCGCACAAAGGCGGAGATGGAGTCTGACACGCCGGAACAGGCAACGACCGGGCACAGTACAGTCCTCGGCGTTGACCTCGGCGTGAACCAACTCGCAGTCACCTCGACAGGGACGTACTGGAGCGGGAACGAGTTTGACCACTGGCGACGGGAGTACGAGAAACGCCGGGCATCACTCCAACAATGCGGAAGTCGCCACGCTCACGAGAACATACAAGCAGTCGGGCGCAAAGAGACGGGTCGGTTCAAGATGATGCTCCACCGGATTGCCAACGGAATCATCGAAGAAGCCGCCGAAAATGGCTGTACGGTCATCGCGTTCGAGGAGTTGACCGGCATCCGCGACCGACTCTCTGGTGCGTCGTGGGGGCACAAGTGGGCCTTCGAGCGGTTGTACGAGTACGTCAAGTACAAAGCCGAGCCCCACGGCATCGGCGTGGAGCAGGTTGACCCGGAGAACACGTCACGGCGTTGCTCGCACTGTGGGTTCACACACCCGGACAACCGCGACAGCGAGGACTTCGAGTGTCTGAAATGCGGCTACGAGAACCACGCCGACTACAACGCCGCGAAGAACATCGGACTGCGGTATCTCCGCCGTAACCAAACTGGGGACGGCGGAGGCGCACCCGTAGGCGTGCGCCTGAATCGCGGGATGGTGAACGCGAACGGAGGATACAACCCTCCTGCCGGGGATTCCGGCCAGAGCGGGAGTCCACGCGAAAGCCCCACCCTCAACGAAGCGAACGGCGAAGCCGTGAGCGAGTAG
- a CDS encoding glycoside hydrolase family 127 protein produces MPSQYTVGVDEVTVDDPFWSPWIERNREVTIEYQYEQLEESGTLENFRRAIDGKSGGFQGMWFQDSDAYKWLEAASYELAKADDPDLRERVDEVIDLVARAQEDSGYINTYFQLVEPDNRWTNLNIMHELYCAGHLIEAAVAHHEATGETSLLDVAVAFADHIDDTFGDEVDGVPGHEGIELALVRLYRVTDEERYLDRAQYFVGLRGHDDRLQWELEHSDEIGGASWDDGALIPAEGGGSLLLDDDGEYVGTYAQAQAPVREQEAVEGHSVRAAYLYAGVADLLAERDDAELRAALDRLWANMTEKRMYVTGGIGSAHRHEGFTEDYDLPNKSAYAETCAAVGSVFWTQRLFELDPDPAYADLVERTLYNGFLAGVGMDGEEFFYVNPLASDGDHHRSGWFTCACCPPNAARLFASLGQYVYSTAGGELYVTQYVGSHLSTTVDGTAVELDQESALPWDGAVTLDIEADGTVPVTLRIPEWAGEATVTVDGEKVDHDGSGFVRLERDWDGERVELTLEQEAEFVAAHPAVEADAGRLAVERGPLVYCAEAVDNERPLHHYAVDETGAIEASHDADRLGGVTVLEADATVPDLDGWDGELYRPVGETDREKTGLELVPYYAWDNRAPGAMAVWHRRA; encoded by the coding sequence ATGCCCAGCCAGTACACCGTCGGCGTCGACGAGGTGACCGTCGACGACCCGTTCTGGTCGCCGTGGATCGAGCGCAACCGCGAGGTGACCATCGAGTACCAGTACGAGCAACTGGAGGAGTCGGGGACCCTGGAGAACTTCCGCCGGGCCATCGACGGGAAGTCGGGCGGCTTCCAGGGGATGTGGTTCCAGGACAGCGACGCCTACAAGTGGCTCGAGGCGGCGAGCTACGAGCTCGCGAAGGCCGACGACCCCGACCTGCGCGAGCGGGTCGACGAGGTGATCGACCTGGTCGCCCGCGCCCAGGAGGACTCGGGCTACATCAACACGTACTTCCAGCTCGTCGAGCCCGACAACCGGTGGACGAACCTCAACATCATGCACGAGCTGTACTGCGCCGGCCACCTGATCGAGGCGGCCGTCGCCCACCACGAGGCCACCGGCGAGACCTCCCTGCTCGACGTGGCCGTCGCCTTCGCCGACCACATCGACGACACGTTCGGCGACGAGGTCGACGGCGTCCCCGGCCACGAGGGGATCGAACTCGCCCTGGTGCGGCTCTACCGCGTCACGGACGAGGAGCGATACCTCGACCGCGCGCAGTACTTCGTCGGCCTCCGGGGCCACGACGACCGGCTGCAGTGGGAACTCGAACACTCCGACGAGATCGGCGGGGCCTCGTGGGACGACGGGGCGCTCATCCCAGCCGAGGGCGGCGGGAGCCTCCTGCTCGACGACGATGGCGAGTACGTCGGCACGTACGCCCAGGCGCAGGCCCCCGTCCGCGAGCAGGAGGCCGTTGAGGGCCACTCGGTGCGAGCGGCGTACCTCTACGCCGGCGTCGCCGACCTGCTCGCCGAGCGCGACGACGCGGAGCTGCGCGCGGCGCTGGACCGGCTGTGGGCCAACATGACCGAGAAGCGGATGTACGTCACCGGCGGGATCGGGTCGGCCCACCGACACGAGGGGTTCACCGAGGACTACGACCTGCCCAACAAGTCGGCCTACGCCGAGACCTGCGCCGCCGTCGGGAGCGTCTTCTGGACCCAGCGGCTGTTCGAACTCGACCCCGACCCCGCCTACGCCGACCTGGTCGAGCGCACGCTGTACAACGGCTTCCTCGCCGGCGTCGGGATGGACGGCGAGGAGTTCTTCTACGTCAACCCCCTCGCCAGCGACGGCGACCACCACCGCAGCGGCTGGTTCACCTGCGCCTGCTGTCCGCCCAACGCCGCCCGGCTGTTCGCCTCGCTGGGCCAGTACGTCTACTCGACGGCCGGCGGCGAGCTGTACGTCACCCAGTACGTCGGCAGCCACCTCTCGACGACGGTCGACGGGACCGCCGTCGAACTCGACCAGGAGAGCGCCCTCCCGTGGGACGGCGCGGTGACGCTCGATATCGAGGCCGACGGGACGGTCCCGGTCACCCTCCGGATCCCCGAGTGGGCCGGCGAGGCGACGGTCACCGTCGACGGCGAGAAAGTCGACCACGACGGGTCCGGGTTCGTCCGGCTGGAGCGCGACTGGGACGGCGAACGGGTCGAGCTGACCCTGGAGCAGGAGGCCGAGTTCGTCGCGGCCCACCCCGCGGTCGAGGCCGACGCCGGCCGGCTGGCCGTCGAGCGCGGCCCGCTGGTCTACTGCGCCGAGGCCGTCGACAACGAGCGGCCGCTGCACCACTACGCCGTCGACGAGACCGGGGCGATCGAGGCGAGCCACGACGCCGACCGGCTCGGCGGCGTGACCGTCCTCGAAGCGGACGCGACGGTGCCGGACCTCGACGGGTGGGACGGGGAACTGTATCGCCCGGTGGGTGAAACCGACCGGGAGAAAACGGGTCTCGAACTGGTCCCGTACTACGCCTGGGACAACCGCGCCCCGGGCGCGATGGCGGTCTGGCACCGCCGGGCCTGA
- a CDS encoding NUDIX domain-containing protein — translation MGESYFRGHVTQRGIVFGPEGDVLLVTSGLRPWTFPGGRIEAEADPEASLRRTLHERVGLHTTVEEPVKTVTDIWGSGDEPVYAVLYRVQARSRDVQLGEKHDDYCWYTPDGAVEEMHFKSLEQAVERAVENHRAAEWTGESDGPDGE, via the coding sequence ATGGGCGAGTCGTACTTCAGGGGGCACGTGACCCAGCGGGGGATCGTCTTCGGCCCGGAGGGTGACGTGTTGCTCGTGACGAGCGGGCTGCGGCCGTGGACGTTCCCGGGGGGTCGGATCGAGGCCGAGGCCGACCCCGAGGCGTCGCTCCGGCGGACGCTCCACGAGCGGGTGGGACTGCACACGACCGTCGAGGAGCCGGTCAAGACGGTGACCGACATCTGGGGGAGCGGCGACGAGCCGGTGTACGCGGTGCTGTACCGGGTGCAGGCCCGCAGCCGCGACGTGCAGCTGGGGGAGAAACACGACGACTACTGCTGGTACACGCCCGACGGCGCCGTCGAGGAGATGCACTTCAAGTCCCTCGAACAGGCCGTCGAGCGCGCGGTGGAGAACCACCGGGCCGCCGAGTGGACCGGGGAGAGCGACGGCCCCGACGGGGAGTGA